The following proteins are encoded in a genomic region of Desulfosoma sp.:
- the csm5 gene encoding type III-A CRISPR-associated RAMP protein Csm5 → MATQTATSPVMDKALEKLTVFLTVLSPIHIGTKDGALQPMEYLFDGARVHVVDETKLGRFLLQRNLLDNFVQQAFSGDLRKKGLHGFLKEKARDVDFRKIGPQVASYSVPGGSSNMPDFRPFVRDGFGNVYLPGTSIKGVLRTAIIYNILKSELPSGSSQGKHPREQKVRSWIRQLRTEKKQERAKKFLSTELQKTTLQCWKLAGGGKEQNRDLLRCLKVRDAYPLNGKVETSVIPIRFLSKKKDGAHYWSAKPRGGGDLEIWVEAVIGGTFQTEILWDHALWEKFCHNNPTLKNLGEMSPKKILLMANAMNRDVIDHERAFYSSKGMAQGELLKQWYEQLGTSVLRIGFGSGMLSTTVNLLWSEQLRREIRNVCGHDRGEDPAPKSRRVWVKSDRECLPMGWTQIRIASDPRDGEAIPKDKDQTASQEPREQRREDQNISQVRTFEKSAPKPSQPVRGDAVSIQARGLSGGNLQEARTSAASKDFSKQGEGVSPKSPEVKVSKTPSSALEVKAKETSLTNRIEMERLLKDLEKADKASARAAAQILKDRMLKQKLWKTSPYKTTLEEILSEDDL, encoded by the coding sequence ATGGCCACACAGACGGCTACCTCCCCTGTGATGGACAAAGCTCTGGAAAAGCTGACCGTCTTTTTAACGGTACTTTCTCCCATTCACATTGGAACAAAGGACGGCGCACTTCAGCCCATGGAGTACCTTTTTGACGGGGCAAGGGTGCATGTGGTGGATGAAACCAAGCTTGGTCGCTTTCTCTTGCAGAGGAACCTACTGGACAATTTCGTGCAGCAGGCTTTCTCAGGAGATTTAAGGAAAAAAGGTCTGCACGGTTTTTTAAAGGAGAAAGCCCGAGACGTGGATTTCAGGAAAATCGGTCCTCAGGTGGCGTCTTACTCAGTTCCCGGGGGATCTTCGAATATGCCGGATTTTAGACCGTTTGTGAGAGACGGTTTTGGAAACGTTTACTTGCCAGGAACATCCATCAAGGGCGTTTTGCGCACGGCCATCATTTATAACATACTTAAAAGCGAGCTTCCCTCAGGGTCGAGCCAAGGGAAGCATCCTCGAGAACAAAAGGTCAGATCATGGATCCGGCAATTGCGGACGGAAAAAAAACAAGAAAGGGCAAAGAAGTTCCTTTCGACCGAGTTGCAAAAAACGACCCTTCAGTGCTGGAAGCTTGCAGGCGGCGGCAAAGAGCAAAACCGTGACCTTTTGCGGTGTTTAAAGGTTCGAGATGCCTACCCCTTAAACGGCAAGGTGGAAACCAGTGTCATTCCCATTCGGTTTCTTTCCAAAAAAAAGGATGGAGCCCACTACTGGAGCGCGAAGCCGAGGGGAGGTGGCGACCTTGAGATCTGGGTGGAGGCCGTGATCGGTGGCACCTTTCAAACGGAAATCTTATGGGATCATGCCCTATGGGAAAAATTTTGCCATAATAATCCAACGTTGAAAAACTTGGGAGAAATGAGCCCGAAAAAAATCCTACTTATGGCTAATGCCATGAATCGCGACGTCATCGATCATGAGAGGGCTTTTTACTCCTCCAAGGGGATGGCTCAAGGCGAGCTTCTTAAGCAATGGTATGAGCAACTGGGGACGTCCGTTTTGCGTATCGGCTTCGGGTCAGGCATGCTCTCCACAACGGTGAATCTCCTGTGGAGTGAACAACTTCGCCGGGAGATTCGAAATGTCTGCGGCCATGATCGAGGGGAGGACCCGGCCCCCAAATCCCGTCGAGTTTGGGTAAAAAGTGATAGGGAATGCCTGCCTATGGGGTGGACGCAAATTAGGATTGCTTCGGATCCTAGGGACGGCGAAGCGATCCCCAAAGACAAAGACCAAACAGCTTCCCAGGAGCCTCGTGAGCAAAGGCGAGAGGACCAAAACATTTCGCAAGTCCGCACGTTTGAGAAAAGCGCACCCAAACCGAGCCAACCGGTGCGTGGCGACGCAGTTTCAATTCAGGCTCGTGGACTTTCGGGTGGAAACCTCCAAGAGGCTCGAACGTCGGCTGCATCAAAAGATTTTTCCAAACAAGGCGAAGGGGTTTCCCCCAAAAGCCCCGAAGTCAAAGTGAGCAAAACGCCGTCTTCTGCGCTCGAGGTCAAAGCCAAAGAAACTTCTTTAACCAATAGAATAGAAATGGAGCGGCTCCTTAAAGATCTGGAGAAAGCCGATAAGGCTTCGGCCCGAGCAGCGGCACAAATCCTCAAGGACAGAATGCTGAAACAAAAACTGTGGAAAACTTCTCCCTATAAAACAACTTTGGAAGAAATCCTTTCGGAAGACGACCTTTGA